The Candidatus Mancarchaeum acidiphilum sequence AAAGGTGTCAATAGCGAGTCGTCTGTATCAAATCAAGGATGTGCTGTAGAAAGTCCAAATAATACCTACTCATTCCCTAGTGTGTGGTGTGCAGGTGGAAACAATGCGACAGTTGGAGAGTATTACCAAGTGGAATCCGCATCATTAACGCCTTCAGGAATACAAGATAATACATGGTATGTGCAGTCACCTCCAGGAAATGATACGCTCAATCATGCGACTACCGAGGCATCCGCAGTAATATCTGGAGACTACATGTATTACATAGGAGGAGAAAAATTAGATGGATGCAGTTTCTTAGGAGTTGCACAAGACTGTGTTTATAATCATGTAGATGAAGCTGAACTGTTCCCCGGAGAGTCAAGCAGCTGGTCTACAGTTGGCAATTATCCAATAAAGGATTATATCATATATGAAGCAGCTGTATCCTATGATGGATACATATACATAGTAGGGGGGGCAACATCTGGTGAAAGTAGCGAAACTAATGCTGTTTATTCAGCAAAGGTAAACTCTGATGGTACAATAGGTAGCTTAACTGCACAAAACGACTATCCATACTCAGTGGCTCAGTTGAGCTGTACTGCAAGCGCTGGTTATATATACTGCGTAGGAGGTTACGTAGAAAATGGTTGCACGGTTGATGGCATATCTGCATCATGTACCTACAACCAGGTATGGTCTGCACCTATAAGTAATGGGTATGTAGGAACATGGACAAGGCAGGCAAGCTATCCAAGAGGAGCATATGGAGAGAGCTGTGCTTCATACTACGATGGTATTAACAGTAATAGTGTCATATACTGCGTAGGGGGCGAAAATTCATCTATACCTGGATATGAAGGGGTCCATTATGCCTATGCGGATGATGGCACAATAAGTGGCTGGTACGATGGAACAACCTATCCATACAATGTAACTCGTGGGGTTGCGGTGCTAGCTGTTACGGGAGGGCCTAATGTTCTAGGAAGCTAAACATGAAATATATAGAGGTTTTAATATGCCTTCAGTAACAAGCGACAAATACATTCAGTTTGATGGGATTAAATTCTATCTGCCCCAGGTTTCAACTAAGTCATCACCCAAGATATCAGGATATGCTTTATCCCAAATGATCTACGATTTTGACAGGAAGTATGAAACTTCAGGTTACCTTCTTGGGAAGTACGATGCAAGCGCTGGAGCTCCACAATTTTACCGATACCTCCCTATGAAAGGGCTCAAAAGGCTGAGAGACAGTGTCGAAGTAAAAAATGGCAATAAAGAATTGAGGCAGTTAAAAAGATTAAAGAAGAAAGGCTATACATCCATAATAAGAGTGCATGTCCATCCCGATCAGGATTATACGAAGTTTGCTGATAATGAACCTGGATATACTGATTCAAGTGCATTTGTAGGATTTGACAGTTACGCCAAAGCCATTGGATTCCAAGAAGTGTACAGCGGAATACAATTTGGAGGAAGCAGGCTAAAGTCATCAAAGGGACTTAACCTGTACCATTTGACAGGTATAGGATTGGAGAAAACTTCATATGAAGTTGTCAATTTTGATCAAAGCAAAATATACAAAGACAAAAAACTTAGGAAGTTTGCACGCAGCACTCAAGGGGTAAAGCATGCATTTAGCGAGTTCAGATATGTGACTACAACAGATGTTAACAAGTACCATTTTGAACCAGGCTACTATAAAAATGTCCTTTCATTGAAAGTCCTAAAGAAAGAAGTCAATGAAATGCTATTAAATAAGGGAATAAAAAACATAAAACTGAAAGGTAAAAGGTCTGATCTTTACCTTAAGGAAGTAGTGAAGCCATACATGAAATTAAGGAGGGGCTATAATCCCGATTTACTATATATAATAGGCGAGCAGTTAAAGAGCTCTATGGCCAATTACAAATCAGGTAACCTATCAATAAATATATAAAATAACCTAATAACCCAATTTTAAATTGTCTTTATACGGATTATTAATATTCATTTTCTAAGTTTAGCTGTTTTTTTAGAAAACTTGTTAGGAGTATTTTTTTCAAGCTCTTTTTCAAGTTCAGGGTCTTTTTCTAATGCCTCAAGTGAAGACCTAAAAAATTTGTTGAATTTCAATGCATATTCCTTGTCTTTCATAAACTTTATTCCAGTCTCCTCTTCAATTTTCTTCTCTTTTTTTACCTCCTTGAAGAAATTTTTCATTCCACCATCATTAACAATACTGCATAAATAATATTTATTAGTATTGTGGTTATAAACTTCAATTATATAGGAAATAGAAAAATACGCTTAAGCTTTAAATAAAAAAGAAATAAAAGTTACTTTAAGTAATCTGATAGTATTGGAACCTTTATATCCACGCCTTTGTAAGCTTCATAACCTATATACATTCCGTATAACCATATTAACAAAACTACAATTCCGGACAAAGGAAGGAATACAAAATCCAATATAAAGCTTAATACTATAGACACTATGCCAAGCACTATAGCTTGTATTGCATGAAATCTTGCTCTTTTATCTTTCTGTCCTACTGTGAAATATACTATTACACCAGTCAGCCATTCAAGCAGATAAGTTATCAAAAAGGTTAAATTGTCAGTACTATCTCCAGAAACACTCTTTTTAGATTTTGCAGACATGTTATCAATTATATTCCAATGTAAAGATTTTTAAATACGACCTATATAGGTCAATAAATAGGTAATACGATTTATAAAAATTCAGATAACAAAGTCGAAGCATAATTCCATTAAGTTGATTTCAAACGCTTTGAATATGCAAGCTATAAAAATGCTCCCGCCGGGATTTGGACCCGGGTTCTAGGCTCGAAGGGCCTATGTCCTTGACCGGGCTAGACGATAGGAGCACAAAATTTAAAATTCCTTGTTTATTCAGTTATTTCAAATTAGTATTTATAAGTTCAATTATAGTCTGCTGTACCTCATCTATGGATTTGCTTCCATCTATTATAAAGCAGTTACTATATTTTCCAGCCAAAAATTTATAAGCCTTCCTAACTTCTGTCAAAAATTTAATGTTTTCGAAAGCCTCCTTCGAATCTCTTGCACTTATCCTGCTTAAGCTTACATCTGGTTCAAGATCTATTATTATAGTCATATCGGGCACAGGAAACTGAGAATTCACTCCAATAAGCCATTGCGCATCTAATCCCGAAGCTATCCCATAGGACAAGGAAGAAAAGATGTACCTGTCGGAAACCAGTATCTCATTAGAGTCAATGCTGTCTTTTATAAGGCTATTTAAATGCTCTTCTCTATCCGCTGCAAACAGAAGCTGCATCTTTAAGTTGTCCAAATTCTTACCTGAAAGCAATTCTCTTATGAGCTTTCCAATCTTTCCATCTGTAGGCTCTTTTGTTGTCCTGACTGATTTTCCACCAACAACTTTTCCTTTCAAGATATTAACTTGGGTTGTCTTGCCCGCTCCATCTACACCTTCTATAACAATAAACACAAAACCCCCTATATTAGCCAGTCGCTTTTTAGCTTTACTATCATTTTATCCAGATCTTCATGGAAAAATGTGGGACTCTGTGTATTTGATATAACTATATCAGCCATTTTCATAGCCGCTTCAACACCAAATCCCTTTTCCTTTTCATCCCTCTCCTTCAATCCTTTTAATGTATGGGGATCATCGTACCTTCCCCTCTCTGCCAATCTCTTATACCTTATATCATCAGGTGCTGTTATGGCAATAAGGTAAAATCTTTTGCCATCAAGGACCTTTTTGAAGTATGCAACCTCCTCAGGTCCTCTTATGCCATCTATGCATATATTGCCATGCAGCTTGAGCAAAAAGTCAGCAGTCAATTTTGCTGTCGCATCCCTTCCCATCTCATCCCTAAGCTGCCCAGAAAAAGCCCTTAAGCTTTCGTTAGTTATCTTTATTCCTTTTTCATTCATAGTCCTCCTTACAACTTCCCCCATGTTTACTATAGAAAAATTGTGGTGTTCCTTTAGATATAGTGAGGCATCGCTTTTGCCGCTTCCTGGCATCCCAGTAAATCCTATTATCATACAATCATCAGACTTGTAAATTAACATTTAAAAATTTTTAGCCAAACAATAATTTAATCGAAGAATTGCTAATAAACTATATAAGCTTTTTCAGCAATAACTAATTGGTTATCCAGTTGCTAAGGGGAACTACGCTAACCTGGTAGACTGCTAGCTTTGGGAGCTAGTAATAGGAGTCCAAATCTCCTGTTCCCCACTTGATTTTATAGGGAAGTTCAAAGAAATCTATATCAATCCTTAAATAATTTATTATCTTTATTCATATCGATAAAATGCCCAAAAATATCGGATTCTCAATAAAGGATATGGATCTTTCGGTTGACCCATTTGAAGATTTCTATAAGTACTCGGCAGGATCATGGATAAAAAGCCATCCGTTGCCAAAGGACAAAATACGCATCGACTCATTCTACGAACTTCACGACAGAAACCAACTTATACTGAAGGAGATAACTGAATCATGTGCGTATGGAAAGGCAAGGTACAAGAACGCAAAGATAATACGCGATTTCTATCTTTCGTATATTGATGATAAAACAGTGGAGGGATTAAAATTCAAACCAATAAGCAGCATCATGGACAAGATAGCATCCATGAGCAGCAAATCACAGCTGCCCGAAATCGTGGCATCTATAATACCGTTTGGGGCAATGCCTTTCTTCGATATTAATTCTTCTCCGGATGACCGGAACAGCAGCGTCTACGCATTGTACCTGTGGCAGGGAGGAATCACCCTGCCTGAAAGGGATTATTACTTAAGCAAAAATTTCTCAGCAATACTTGAGAAATACAAGGAACATATAGAAGAAATGTTCAGGATCTATGGAAAAGCATACAAATCTCCGGAACTATCCGCCAAGGCCGTACTGAAATTGGAAACTTCCCTTGCAAAAGCCAGCAGGAGTTCCGCGGACACGAGAGATGCGATTAAAAATTACAACAAAGCATCAGTAAAAGAGGTTTCATCAAAATATGCAAATTTCAATATAATAAAGATGTTCAAATCCCTCGGGGTAAATAAAATTCCATACTTTGTATTAGGGCAGCCCGAGTTCTTTACCGCATTTGACAAAATGGTAAAGGAAAGCAGCTTAGATGACATAAAAGCATACCTTCAATGGAATGTACTACATGCATCTGCTCCATTGCTTCATAAAAAGGTAAAAGATGAAAGTTTTAGGTTCTTCAATAAAGAGCTGCTGGGCCAGAAAAAAAGGAGCCCTAAATGGAAAAGGGCACTCTCTCTTATAGAATCCTTAATTGGTGAGGCTCTGGGGGAAGTATATGTTAAGGATAATTTTACAGACCGGAGCAGGAAGGAGGCGGAGAGGCTATTCAAGGACATCAAACAATCATTCAGGGCAAGGATACAGAAAGTGGATTGGATGAGTAACCAAACAAAAAGCAAGGCGATTGACAAGCTCGATTCAATAAATGCTAAGATAGGATACCCAATAAAGTTCAGGGATTATTCAAAATTAAAGACTTCCCCAAAAGACCTGTTTGGGAATAAAATGAATGCATACATGCTCGAGTTTAACCGTGATATGAGTAGGATAGGAAAAGAGGTTGACAAGAACGAATGGCTGATGAATGCATACGAGGTAAATGCATATTACGACCAATCAAAGAATGAGATAGTCCTTCCAGCAGGGATATTCCAGCCTCCTTTCTTTGATTACAAGAAAGATTTTGCGATAAACTACGGAGCTATAGGAGGAGTGATAGGGCACGAGCTGACACATGGATTTGATGACCAAGGAAGCAAGTACGACAAGTTTGGCAATATCAACGAGTGGTGGACCAAAGCGGACAGGAAGAATTTCGGCGAGCGTGCAGGCAAGATAGTGGAATTATACGATTCACTTGAGATAATGCCAAATGTAAAGCTGGATGGAAGGCTCACATTGGGAGAGAATATTGCGGACTTGGGTGGCATAAGCATAGCATATGACGCATTGAAGAGCAGGATGAAAGAAGCAATGCCCTACAAGGCAGGAGGATTTAACAGAGAGCAATTATTCTTCATATCGTGGTCGCAGCTTTGGAAGGGAAATACAAGCGAAGGCGCACTGAAGATGCTTTCTAAGGTCGATCCTCATTCACCAGACAAATTCAGGGGAACGGTGCCTCCAGTAACGCATCCAGAATTCCCTGGAACATTCAAGCAGAAGTCAAAGCTAAAGAAGCCAAAATATAAATTCAAATACGTAAACTTGTGGTAACCAATCGAATTCTGCCTAAATGTTATTGGTAATGCAAAACATAGAAGAGACTATAAAGTATGAAAGTATAAAATTTAATGATATGCAGATAAACTTAATCAGCAAAATGATAAAACAGCCTTAAATCCCAAGCCCCCGTGTTGATTTTGAACCTTAACCTAAAAGATAACAAACACCTTTTCCTTGTATTATTAATTGTCCTGTATGTATTTTCATTGGTGGCGCTGTTCAGCATATACAATTTGCGGGGAGTGTCATGGGATTTTGTAGCACATTACTTGAATGCGAAATCTATGATAAGCAGCAATTTCCTAAACTACATCAAACCTCTAGGGCAAAGCACAATAGTAATAAACAGCCACATATACTTCGAGACCGACCGTGCACCTCTTGACTCTGTTATAATGGGCTTGATAATGCTTTCAGGCGCAAAGGAAATAATACCAATTTACATAACTATTCTTGCAACACTATTGTTCATCTCTATCTATTTATTTTCAAAATACTTCAAGGTTAATCCTCTTATATCCGCTTCGGTTATAATAACACCTTATATATTGAAGTTCTCTTTTCTACTGAACAGCTCAGGCGCACTTTCAATA is a genomic window containing:
- the tmk gene encoding dTMP kinase; its protein translation is MFIVIEGVDGAGKTTQVNILKGKVVGGKSVRTTKEPTDGKIGKLIRELLSGKNLDNLKMQLLFAADREEHLNSLIKDSIDSNEILVSDRYIFSSLSYGIASGLDAQWLIGVNSQFPVPDMTIIIDLEPDVSLSRISARDSKEAFENIKFLTEVRKAYKFLAGKYSNCFIIDGSKSIDEVQQTIIELINTNLK
- a CDS encoding DUF4870 domain-containing protein; the encoded protein is MSAKSKKSVSGDSTDNLTFLITYLLEWLTGVIVYFTVGQKDKRARFHAIQAIVLGIVSIVLSFILDFVFLPLSGIVVLLIWLYGMYIGYEAYKGVDIKVPILSDYLK
- a CDS encoding AAA family ATPase; amino-acid sequence: MIIGFTGMPGSGKSDASLYLKEHHNFSIVNMGEVVRRTMNEKGIKITNESLRAFSGQLRDEMGRDATAKLTADFLLKLHGNICIDGIRGPEEVAYFKKVLDGKRFYLIAITAPDDIRYKRLAERGRYDDPHTLKGLKERDEKEKGFGVEAAMKMADIVISNTQSPTFFHEDLDKMIVKLKSDWLI
- a CDS encoding M13 family metallopeptidase, with product MPKNIGFSIKDMDLSVDPFEDFYKYSAGSWIKSHPLPKDKIRIDSFYELHDRNQLILKEITESCAYGKARYKNAKIIRDFYLSYIDDKTVEGLKFKPISSIMDKIASMSSKSQLPEIVASIIPFGAMPFFDINSSPDDRNSSVYALYLWQGGITLPERDYYLSKNFSAILEKYKEHIEEMFRIYGKAYKSPELSAKAVLKLETSLAKASRSSADTRDAIKNYNKASVKEVSSKYANFNIIKMFKSLGVNKIPYFVLGQPEFFTAFDKMVKESSLDDIKAYLQWNVLHASAPLLHKKVKDESFRFFNKELLGQKKRSPKWKRALSLIESLIGEALGEVYVKDNFTDRSRKEAERLFKDIKQSFRARIQKVDWMSNQTKSKAIDKLDSINAKIGYPIKFRDYSKLKTSPKDLFGNKMNAYMLEFNRDMSRIGKEVDKNEWLMNAYEVNAYYDQSKNEIVLPAGIFQPPFFDYKKDFAINYGAIGGVIGHELTHGFDDQGSKYDKFGNINEWWTKADRKNFGERAGKIVELYDSLEIMPNVKLDGRLTLGENIADLGGISIAYDALKSRMKEAMPYKAGGFNREQLFFISWSQLWKGNTSEGALKMLSKVDPHSPDKFRGTVPPVTHPEFPGTFKQKSKLKKPKYKFKYVNLW